In Streptomyces sclerotialus, the DNA window CCCGGAGCACCGGGCGGCGACGGGTCAGGAGATACAGCCGGTCTTCGTCGCGCTGATGCAGCCGGACTTCGGGGACGCGCTGATGCAGCCGTCCTTGTCCGCCTTCTGCGCCGAGTTGGCGGCGACCCAGCCCTGCCAGACGTCGTCCTGGGCCATCTTCTTGATGAGCTGTTCCATGCAAGCCTCCGAGAGGTGGAGAGTGAGCTGGACATGCGGCGCTGACGTGCGCTTTTGCCGCACCGCTTGAAGGTAAAAGGTTCACCAAGCAGATGTCAATGAATGGCAATCTCTGTGGATGACGAAGGGGCCGGGCGCGCCAACTTTTGGCGGGATCACGTCGTGACAGCCGCCCGGCTCGGCCGACATGCCCGGTGTCCGGCCCGGAGGCGTGGCAGGGCCGGGCGAGGCACGATGGCCGTATGCTGCTGGCCCACCTTGCCCGCGTGTCCCAAGAAGTCGCCTCGACCTCCGCGCGCTCCAAGAAGGTCGCGCTGCTGGCCGAACTGTTCCGGGACGCCGCGCCCGAGGACGTACCGGTCGTCATCCCCTACCTCGCCGGACGGCTGCCCCAGGGGCGCATCGGCATCGGCTGGAGCGCCCTGCGCGACCCGGCTCCCCCGGCCGCCGGCGCCACGCTCACCGTAGGCGGCGTCGACGCGGCACTGACCGGGCTCGCCCAGGTCTCGGGAGCAGGCTCACAGACCGAGCGCCGGCGGCTGGTGCAGGAACTGCTGGGCGCGGCCACCGAGCCGGAACAGGGATTCCTCATCGGCCTGCTGACCGGCGAGGTACGCCAGGGGGCGCTGGACGCGCTCGCCGTCGAAGGGCTCGCGGCGGCGACGGACGCACCGGCGGCGGACGTCCGGCGGGCCGTGATGCTCGGCGGCCTCCAGGACGTGGCCCGGGCGCTGCTGGCCGACGGGCCGCCCGCGCTGGCCCGGTTCCGGCTCACCGTCGGGCGCCCCGTCGGGCCGATGCTCGCCCACAGCGCGAAGTCGCCGGCCGAAGCCGTCGCCAAGCTCGGTGCCTGCGCCGTGGAGGAGAAGCTCGACGGCATCCGCGTACAGGTGCACCGCGACGGCGACGACGTACGCGTCCACACCCGCACCCTGGACGACGTCACCGACCGGCTCCCCGAGGTGACCGAGGCCGCGCTCGCGCTCCCGGCCTCCCGGTGCGTGCTCGACGGCGAGGTGATCGCGCTGGACGCCGACGGCCGGCCGCTGCCCTTCCAGCGCACCGCCGGGCGCTTCGGCTCCCGCGTGGACGTGGCCGCCGCGCAGGCCGCGCTGCCGCTGTCACCGGTCTTCTTCGACGTGCTGTACGCCGACGGCCGGGACCTGATGGACCTGCCCTTCGAGGAGCGCCACGCGGAGCTGGCCCGGATCGTGCCGGAGCCGATGCGGGTCCGCCGGGTCGTGGTCCGGGAGCCGGACGACACGGAGGCCCTGGAGGCGGTGGAGGACTTCTGGGCCGCGACGCTGCGCCGCGGCCACGAAGGCGTCGTGGTCAAGGGGCTCGCCGCGCCCTACAGCGCGGGGCGGCGCGGCGCCTCCTGGCTCAAGGTGAAGCCCGTGCACACCCTCGACCTGGTCGTCCTGGCGGCGGAGTGGGGGCACGGCCGCCGCGCCGGGAAGCTGTCCAACCTGCACCTCGGCGCCCGTGGGGACGACGGCTCGTTCGTCATGCTCGGCAAGACCTTCAAGGGCCTCACCGACGCCACGCTGGCCTGGCAGACCGAGCGGCTGCGGGAACTCGCCGTGGACGAGACCGGCTCCGTCGTGACCGTACGTCCCGAACTCGTCGTGGAGATCGCCTACGACGGCCTCCAGACCTCCTCCCGCTACCCTGCCGGTGTCACCCTGCGGTTCGCCCGGGTGGTGCGGTACCGGGAGGACAAGACCCCCGAGGAGGCCGACACGGTGAAGAGCGTTCTCGCGGCACACGGTGTGCCGGGACCATGACGGGGAAACGGAGCGCCGGCCTCCTGCTGTACCGCCGTGGCGACACCGGGGTGGAGGTGCTGCTGGCACACATGGGCGGGCCGCTGTGGGCCCGCCGTACGGCAGGCGCGTGGACGGTGCCCAAGGGCGAGTACGTCCCGCCGGAGGAGCCGCTGGCCGCCGCCCGGCGCGAGTTCGAGGAGGAACTGGGCCTGCCGCCCCCGGAGGGGCCGTACGTCCCTCTCGGCGAGGTCCGTCAGTCGGGCGGCAAGACGGTCACCGCCTGGGCCGCCGAGGCCGACCTCGACCCCGGCGCGATCGTGCCGGGCACCTTCGAGACGGAGTGGCCCAGGGGCTCCGGCACCGTCCGCTCCTTCCCCGAGATCGACCGCGTGGCGTGGTACGGCCCGGACCGGGCCAGGGAACTGCTCATCGCGGCCCAGCGCGCCTTCGTGGACCGCCTCCTCCTCCACCTGAGCGCATAGCCCGTACGCCGCTCGGAGCCTGTGTCTCGAGGAGCTGCCAGGGCGTTTCGGCAACGCCGCGAGGATGGGGTCTCCCCTGCTCGAGCGAAGCCGAGCGCTGGGGGAAGTGCCAGGCGGCGGGCGTCCGGCCGGGGTGCTGACACCGGCTCTCAGGCCGCCGCGAACAGGGTCTCCGCCTCCGCGACGGCGCGGGCCAGCTGCTGCGGGTCCGGGCGCAGTCCGGCGAGGACCGTGTCCAGGCCGCGCAGCCCCGCGCGCTGCAGCAGCCGCTTCTCGTTGGTGACCCACTCGCCGCGTGCCGCGAGGACCGCGTGCGCGGTTTCCATGGCCGCCGTGGCGAGGGCACCGGCGACCTCGGTGACCTGGCCGCGCGGGGCGTAGGCGCCCTTGGCGTAGCGGAGCGTGAGTTCCGCCCTCCCGCGCCACACCGCCGGCGCCGCCGCGCGCAGCGGCTCCGGGAAGGCGGGGCGGGGCAGTTCGCCGCGGAGCACCTGGTTGACGGCCAGCTCGGCCACCACCAGGTAGCTGGGGATGCCCGCGAGATGGAACATCAGCGGCTCCCAGTGGAACCGCCCCTGCCCGGCCTCGGCGAGCTCGTGCTCGACGACGTCGAGGTCGCGGTAGTGGACGTCGACGTGCCGGCCGTCGACGGTGAGCCAGGCGCCGCCGTTGAAGACGCCGCCGCCCCAGTCGCCGATCTCCGAGACCTCGCCCTCCCAGCCGACGGCGCGCAGGTCCGCCGGGTCGAAGGCGCCGCGGTAGTAGACGGCGAAGTCCCAGTCGCTGTCCGGCGCGTGGGTGCCCTGGGCCCGGGAGCCGCCGAGGGTGACGGCGTGCACGGCGGGCAGGGCGGCGAGCCGGTCGGCGACGTGGTGCGGGAACGCCTGGTCGGTGAGCACAGCCATGGGGTTGCCGTTTCGTGTGCGGATCGGGAGCGGGTGTGACGGGCGGGAGCCGGGGCGTCCGGGTGGCGCCGGCGCCTGAAGGGGACTCCCGCTCACGGACCGAGGATAGGCGCGGTACCCACGGGTACTCGTGGCCGCATGACGAAACGCGCCGAAACCCCTTCCGTGCCGCGCGCCCCGCGAAGTGACCGGCTCGCGCTGCTCGGTGTGTACCTCAACGACCACCTGGCCGGGGCGATGTTCGGTACGGAGCTGGCGCGCCGGCTGGCCCGGAGCCCGGCGGACCCCGCGACCGGGGAGACGCTCAAGGCGCTGGCCACCGAGATCGCGGCGGACCGGGCGGCCCTGCTGCGCATCATGAAGGACCTCGGCATCCGCGCCCGGGGCTACAAGGCCGGTGCGGGCTGGGCCGCCGAGAAGATCGGCCGGCTCAAGACCAACCGCCGGCTGCTGTCCCGCTCGCCGCTCAGCCCGCTCCTCGAGCTGGAGGTGCTCAGGCTGGGTGTGGAGGGCAAGGCGGCGGGCTGGCGGACGCTGCGTGAGCTGGCGGAGGCCGACGACCGGCTGGACGCCGCCCGGCTCGACGACCTCCTGGAACGCGCGGACCGGCAGTCCGGGACCCTGGAGCGGCTGCGCGTGGAACAGGCCGCCCGGAGTTTCGGTACGGCCTGACGGCGGCTCGCCGGACGGGGGACGAGTGCGGGCGGGCGGGCCGGCCCGGTGCTTGGCCCATTTGCGTTGTGCTGCGGGGCGGAACCGGCCCACTCGGCGATTCGCCGCCGTGAGCGGGGGTACCCCGGCCATCCTCGGACCCATCCCAACGGCCGGGAGGCCCCCGTGACGTTCAACCCTCTGGAGCAGCGGGGCATCCCGCTGGACCGTCAGCTGCGCAACTGGCGCGAGCTGGACGTGACGCCGATCGACCCCGATCACTGCGATCCGTACACCCGCTGCCGGATCATCACGATGAACGGCATCGAGGTGGAAGCGATCCTCTTCAGCCACCAGTTCGCCCGGCACTGCAAGGACCCGGCGGTCAAGCGGCAGCTGGCGCGTACCCGGTACGTCGAGGCGCAGCAGCAGAAGGCCGTGAACTGGCTGCTGCCGGGCGTCTCCTCGGTGCTGGAGACGACCCTCGCCTACGAGCAGGTGGCCGTCGACCTGACCGCGTGGGTGGCGCGCAGCGAGCCCGACCCGTA includes these proteins:
- a CDS encoding NUDIX domain-containing protein; this translates as MTGKRSAGLLLYRRGDTGVEVLLAHMGGPLWARRTAGAWTVPKGEYVPPEEPLAAARREFEEELGLPPPEGPYVPLGEVRQSGGKTVTAWAAEADLDPGAIVPGTFETEWPRGSGTVRSFPEIDRVAWYGPDRARELLIAAQRAFVDRLLLHLSA
- a CDS encoding nucleotidyltransferase domain-containing protein is translated as MAVLTDQAFPHHVADRLAALPAVHAVTLGGSRAQGTHAPDSDWDFAVYYRGAFDPADLRAVGWEGEVSEIGDWGGGVFNGGAWLTVDGRHVDVHYRDLDVVEHELAEAGQGRFHWEPLMFHLAGIPSYLVVAELAVNQVLRGELPRPAFPEPLRAAAPAVWRGRAELTLRYAKGAYAPRGQVTEVAGALATAAMETAHAVLAARGEWVTNEKRLLQRAGLRGLDTVLAGLRPDPQQLARAVAEAETLFAAA
- a CDS encoding ATP-dependent DNA ligase encodes the protein MLLAHLARVSQEVASTSARSKKVALLAELFRDAAPEDVPVVIPYLAGRLPQGRIGIGWSALRDPAPPAAGATLTVGGVDAALTGLAQVSGAGSQTERRRLVQELLGAATEPEQGFLIGLLTGEVRQGALDALAVEGLAAATDAPAADVRRAVMLGGLQDVARALLADGPPALARFRLTVGRPVGPMLAHSAKSPAEAVAKLGACAVEEKLDGIRVQVHRDGDDVRVHTRTLDDVTDRLPEVTEAALALPASRCVLDGEVIALDADGRPLPFQRTAGRFGSRVDVAAAQAALPLSPVFFDVLYADGRDLMDLPFEERHAELARIVPEPMRVRRVVVREPDDTEALEAVEDFWAATLRRGHEGVVVKGLAAPYSAGRRGASWLKVKPVHTLDLVVLAAEWGHGRRAGKLSNLHLGARGDDGSFVMLGKTFKGLTDATLAWQTERLRELAVDETGSVVTVRPELVVEIAYDGLQTSSRYPAGVTLRFARVVRYREDKTPEEADTVKSVLAAHGVPGP